The window TATGGCATGTCTTTACTATAGTTGCTCAACATTTTTTAATACCTATACCAAGACTTGATTAGCGATAAGCAACAGAGGTCTTATTAAAATgagtgtaaaaataaaaagtgtgtaAATAGTGTGGCATCTACCACCATTATATAGAAATTCGAATCCAAGTTCTACAAGGGGTAGGAAATCTGATGTGGAAAGAACTCAGAGAAGAGCTGTTTTATCATGAAGCTTCACGATTCATGGGCTAAAAGCAAAtcatacatctttttaaaaatccgcCCCTTCTAAATACCAAGATCAGGTACTAGCTATATAATTTTGGAaacctcaaaattcagaaatggaaaaacaaaaatctgtaACTTGCCATTTATTGTGTTTTCGTAAGGCTCATCCAATTGGTTCaaaaatttctataaaattttGTCTACATGAGACCTTGTATGCTAAACTGCGGGTTATTCACCTTGAGCTCATTTGTGATTATTTGACTAAAAAGCACAACCACAATGTCCACTTGAACATGGTTAATCTCCACACAAAGACACCTGGTATTTTGCATTCACACTTTTTCATGCTTATTAAAACAtgcttaaaattaatgaaaattatataaacatgAATAAAACTGACAGGAATAATTATCTTCTCCAAACCACATGCACGagcgcgtgcgcacacacacacacacacattagatCATGAGCTGGTTCTACATTTGCAAGAAAAGGCCACGCTTAACTGAGAAAATACTTGAATGTTTCCTGGCATTAATGTGTCAAAATTTACTTTCTGCTATTTTCTATTCATTACAATTATTGTTGGGTTATAAAGGGCCATTTCGTAACTCTGTTCAAACTATTTCACAATTAAATCAGTTGCACACTTGACTAGAGCACAAACTGATATTTAATGGTTCTAAAATTACTGTCTATGAAATTCTGGGAATCTTTTGGATGTGGTCAAAATTtctacagcacacacacacacacaaataagtaAAACTCTGTTTTTAGGACTCtgtatttcatttccattttatttcacatTCAAGTTATTTCCTGAAGTCATTTTAGAGGGTTTTGTTTTTGCAGAACTTCAGAGGTCCAGCCTCTGTGATAGCCATGAGATGTTTCTTCCAGCATGTGAAGCAAATTGAAGATACGAGTGAGGCAAATGACAATTGTTAAActatttcttatttcataattgaatttttttaaagtaaaaaattccTGTGGAACAAGGTCTATTAAGTTTGGCTTACAGTGAGGAAATATGGAACCAGACTTGGCGATCATGTGATCCAGCCCTGCCTTTTACTGATGAAGACACTGAGGTTCAGAAGGGATAACAAAAGGGCCCTCTAGGCCAGAAACCAAAATGTCACTAGAAGCCAGGAATTGCTCAGGCCCAGTGTCCTCAATGAACCATATTGCAAACAGAATTTTTGCTAATTAGTTCTATTCCCCAGCATTAAAACAAATGCACAAAAATAGGAAAGACATGTGGCTATTAGTtgattattttataaacaaaatatttaaaacttaaattagTACAGGTAAAAGAGTTGGCACTAACAAATGAAGGTTCACTTTCATGGAAGCAGTAGCATCTGCACAACATACCCCCTCAGCCACTGCCCTCAGCCCTTCCCCCCTCCAAGAGAGGTAGCGCTGCTGGCTGCAGATTTCTTCAGCTCTATTTTCATTGATTGAGTCTCAGCTCGAGGCTCGAATTTGGCCAGATTTCCTGCTCCTGAGGCTGCCACTACTGGCTTTCCTGCTTTCATACCTTTTGACATTGGAATGCGGGTGGGTGTAGGCCGCTGGGATGACCCGTCTTGTCCTGACTGTAGGAGAGAAAATACAGAGACATGAGGGAGATATTCATGAGTTACCTCTAGGTATGTCatcaatttgaacattttcaggaCTCTTGCCACATAGGAACACCCACACATACATAAATAAGTAAAACTCTGTGTTTAGGATTCTGTATTTTATCCCcagataaaagaattaaaaagatatTTGGAGTTGGTATCTAAGCCACTTTGATTACcttcttttcccatcttttgAAATTATATATGCCAAACTTCCTTCTCTTCTCAAGCACCTACCCTCCGTCCTTTACCATTATAGCACATGGACTTACCTTCTATTTCACAGAGAAAACATATAAGCTACCAGGCATAAACTCAGGTAACTTTACTCTGTCACTACTGACCACATCTTCTTTCTTACAGTGCTCTTAAAACAATCTCTCTGTGGTTTCTGACTTGAGTGTCCTCTGATTCACCTCTTTGACAACTTCTTTTCAATCTCTCTGTTGGCTCCTTGTACTACCTTGCCTGCCTTCCAAATATAGGTGTCAGCATGCTTAGTTCTCAATCCCCTTGATTTTTCACACTCACTCTGAGAATTCCCCTCAGTTACCATTCCACATGTCAGTGAGTCCCAGAATCTCTAGTTTCAAAGCTCTCCTGAACTATAGGTGAGTATTTCCAGTGTCTTCCCAGGCATCTCTTATCTAACATCCCCCTCAAGTTACCTATCTTCTCCCCTAAATGGTTTGTCCCCCATGTTTTCCATCCTGCTTACTCAGTCAGAGCCACTTTCTATACTCAATTTGTCATGAAATCTTTTTAATTCAATCTTTAATATATCTTCTGACATCTCCATTACCATAGTTCAAGCCTACATCATCTCTAGCCTAGAGAACTCCAGTCTAGAGAAGCAATAGCTTCCCTGTCCTCAGTCTTTGTCCCCTCCAATTTATCCTTTAAACTGTATTCTAGACATATCTTTCTATAACATAAATAATATAACGTCCCCCTCATGCTCATTACCCTTTCAGGGGCTCTCTTTATCTACTCTGTGAGATTCAGTGTCAATTCCATAGTAAGACATACATGGTCCTTCAATATCTGACACAAGTTTACCTCTCCATTTACTGCTCTGTGTTTGCCCAACTGCTGCAGCACAACGGGACTGCTTGCTGTTCCCCAAACATGTCAGGCTCTTTCATATTGCCATGCCTTTGCGCATACTGTTCCCTCTACATGagtcttcccttttcttccttgaaAATATTCCTTATCTGTGAAAACCTCCTCTTCTGTGAAGCCTTCTCTGGGAGCTCCTTTGTATATACCTCCCCCATAGGACCATTACATAGGTTCCAATCCCGGCTCTCCCACTAAATTGAGAACTTCTAAAGGACAAAGGAAATGTCTTTTTTGTCTTTGCATGCCAAAGCCTAGTCCAGTGTCTAATTTGTAGCTGACAATTaacattgaatgaataaatacacaaatgaacTAGCCTCACTGTTCAAATCTAAAAGGAGTATCATAAACCTTTTGCTGTCCTTGAATTTTATGGAATCTGATGTACCTGAAAAAAGGGGGCCATTATCCAGATCTTAGAAATCTTAAGACAGTTGGTTTGAAATCCTGTTTGTGGATGAGGCTTAATGAGTAGTCAAAAAGGCTAAGAGGGTAAGACCATCTTAATCTGActcttaaaatggaaataaaatgtttcagcAGAAAATTTGCCTCCAGAAGTGCTTAGAAACATTTAAGGCTATGATTCCAAAAGCCTTGAAGGGACATAGTAGTCTTTTGTTTATGTCCATGAGAGAATGACTACATAATCTCCATTACAGCCATTTATAACTCCACTGTCTTTATATAAAGTGCAGCAGAAAGAAGCAGGACACCCTGCACACCCATGCAACATTCCCTGTGGCCTAAACAGCAGTAGTTGCATCCTTTGAGAAGGGCGAGCAATTCTGAATGCTATTTGATCCCCATAGCACCAATAACTAAAAGTTTTCCCAGCAGAGCAATTAGAAATTCATACACTGAAGTCTATCTTGGTTTTATATTGGCGCACAGAGAATGAAAGCAAATTATATTGAAGGTATGGAAAAATAAACCACTTTTCGATATGTAAGAGTTAACAAAATATGTGATAGAATTTGTGCAGGGTCTAAGAATTATAAGAATTTCTAGCCTATTAGtttaaataaatgtcaaaatagtACATGTTCTTCTATGATTATATTTATCAATTTGTCATTCTATGGAGAtaaacactaaaaatattttgaaaactagattttatttttaagccctggtttttctattttggaCATGATTTTTTACACTCCTTCATTTAGCCTTCCAGCtagttattaaataaatattgatcAAGCACCTACTCTTTGCAGGTGAGTAATTAATTAAAACTATTACTAAAGCATAGTTTCTagacatacaaacacacattactttttaaaaggtttttgataataaaatcttttaactttatttttggaATAAAGTACAACTATGTTTATACATAATCATAAATTGACTATTTTTAGGTTATAGAAATATGATCTAGGAACAGTTTTAATCCTTCTTGCATATTGACTGTTTTATCCAGTCTGATTCTAAAAAGTATTTTTGATAAAAGTCAAATTTCAAACTTGCTATTATCTTATTCTGCTATATCAAGGAGATCATCTTTGCAAGTACTTTGGGGTCTCCATAacttacatgaaaaaaagaaatttccccTCAAAATTAGCCCAAGTTAtcaaactattttttaattttaatttctggcAACAGTGTAGTCAAGTCATCTAGGAAACAGTGGATTCAGAGGGAGTGAGAGGTATGTGGTTTTATTATATTGTGGGGTCTGGGTTAGTCTCACTATtcacttctccttccctccccactgTGTACTTTGAGACCTCTTCTACTCACCACCGACTGGGTTCCTCGAGTGGATGAAGTTGTGACTGGTGTTATGGTGATAGTGCTCGTCACTTTGCTGGCACCAGATCGTGACGAGAGATGGTTCCTGGGAGAGCGAAGGACAGTGCCAGTGGAAACCTCCTTCTCAGCTGTCACGTTCATCGGCCTGACAGTAATGACAGGACTCACTCCTTCAGCTGAAGCCCCAGGGGATCGTTTAAACTGAGACCCTAAGTGAATGTGAATTTTATTGTCTTCCGTGGTTATAATATTGGCATTGGAGTTGTATTTCCGTACTGGAGTTTGAACagtctgtttttctggggtgacTTTGAGGACAGTCCTTCCCATGGGCATTTCCTGGGATTCGGGAGAGACTGCGATTTCAGCTGGGGCTGCTGATGTAGACACTGTCATTATCTGAATGGGGGATGTGGGCCTGTCGGCAAAAGTGCTTCTTCCACTTTCTGGGGTCTTCTCTCTGGAAAATGTCGTAATTGTGACTGGGGACATGGCTCGTTCTGTGCCAAGTGTCGTATCTCCACTTTTTGGTTTTTGAGACATAACATTTGGTGATGGAATAATGGTTATCCTTGGTTTTTGATTCCCTAAGGTAGGAATGACAGTGGTGCTAGAAAAAAATTCTTCAGATGTTGGGCTTGTTATCTCCAAAGTGGCAGTACTGTTCCCGTGGTCTGGAGTCACGCGAATGTGGAGGGGCTGGCCCTGCTTTGGCGAAAGGACTAGCTCCCCTGGGTGCCCTGAACTGGAATTTGTTCGAGGCCCTTTCTCCGGAGTGATTGGGGGcccattttccctttttctcatcCAGGGAATCCAAGACTTTCTCATTATGAGCTCATTTGCTGCCGGAGGATACCTGTCTAGAACAGAGGATCGCTCCATAGGTTTTTTTAATCCTGCCTGTCGAAGATTACTCATGATATGATTTTCCTCTTGAAAGGATTTCCGTATAAACACAGCCGGGGTGTCTTCCTCTGCTACTTCGCTGCTGACAGTATCCGTCTGCACTCCAGTGGATGTTACAGGCACATCCACCATTCGCTTGCCATTCACGCTGGGTCTGAGAGCTCGGCTATAGCGCTTAGAAAGCTCCAACTCTTTGGTCAAATTGAGGACTTCCTGTCccatgtttttgttcttgttttcttcttccatAAATCTTTGTTGAAGGACAGAATAATCCACCTGGAGCTGAGAAAGCTGATCTTCTTTGTTCATTAATTCATGAATCTTCTCTTTAAGAGCTTGGACTTCGGCTTTTAAGTCTCGACTTTTAGCTTCTTCTAACCGAAATCTGTGTCTCAGCTCAGCTTCCTGGCTCACAGCCTCACCTTTCTCTATTGCTTTATTCTTTGCAATCTGGTGCTTTATCTCTTCTAGCTGTTGAGAGAGGAAGTTAGCCTTATCCTGCTCAGTTCTGAATTTCTGCTCCAACTGATCATACTCATCCTCTGTCTTCATCAAATCCCCTTCAACCACCTCCAATTGTTGGAGACGGTTCTTCAGTCTCTCAATTTCAAGCGTTAGTTCTTTAATCTTATTATCTTCGGGGCAGGTGAGCTCAGGTGCTTTTCTAGACCTTcctcttgttatttctctttccaCTTCTTCTATTCCATCTAGTCTCTTCTTTAACAAGTCAACATTGCAGCTTAATTCAGAGGctttttcttcttcacttttcagttttcctactaactcatctctctcttttgtcaAATTGTATACCTTTTCCTCCATTTCAGATTTCAGTTTTAAGAGCTTCTTACTTTCTTCAATTAGTTTTTCAGTTACATCCATAACCTTTCCTTGTTCcaccttaaaatttttattgagtccgtctacttttctttcttcttgctttattttttccatcatatttttcctttcatcaaCCAGCATCACTGTAAAAGACTTCAACTTTGTAAGATCGTCTTTTAGGCTTAACTCAACCTTTTCCAATCTACTTTCAGAACATTCAAGTTCTTTAACTCGACTCTTGACCACCTCTAATTCATTTAGCAGATCTTTGGTtaagttcttttctttctccagatttAAATGTAGCTGGGTACATTCAGACTTACTCTTGCTAAAtgcttcttccaatttctccagttCAGACATTCTCTTCTGTAACTTCTCAACTTCAAGTTTGAGCTCCTTACTGTGGTGTTCTTCCTCTTGCAACTTCTTTCTCAGTTCCCTACACTGGGATTCAGTTTTAGTGATCTCCTCATCTTTACCTTCCATTTCAAGAACACGCTTTCGGAGATTTTCCACTTCTGCCATGAGGCTAGAATTTCCACATTCACCTTTGGCAATTTTGTCTCTTAATTCTTGAAGTTCTTCCTCTGCCTTTTGaagatttttgttggtttcttctaGTTCCTCGATTCTTTGACTTAAGCCAACCAGCTTGAGTCTAAGTTGCCTATTGTGAGATTCTTGATTAGCCAATTTAGCATTCATTTCCTCATGCTCTTGAGAGAACCTTGAAGCCTTGTGTTCAAAGTCTACTTCTAACTTGAGCAATTTCTGCCTGTCTTCTTTGGATTTGGAAGTAATTGCTTTgagcttttcttcttcttccctcaGTTTTTGAGTAAGATCTTGTACTTTCTGACTTTGCAGACCAAGTTGTTCAATATGCATTTGTCTTTCATCCACCAGCATGAGGGCAAAGGATTTAAGTTTGACAAGCTCATCTCTTAGTTTATTGAGCCGCTtagcattttccttttctttgtgggCTTGGTAAGCCTTTTCTTGTTCAAGGAGCTTTTTCAacctagaaaataaaacataatcatATATTAAGTGATTAATCAGCAAATAAGTTTAAAtcttaggaaataaaaagcaaactgcTACCACAATAAATTCCTTATCAATTGCTGTAATATTGAGTTTTAAGAAATAgccattaataaaatgaatataaaattggGATATTGGTTAGCTTTAGAAAGAAGTAGTAACTGGAAGGGTACCATGAGGAGGGCTTTGAGGgggtagtttctgtttctttattaagaTTCTGGTCAGCCAGGATTGTTCTGCTCGTGAAAATTCAGTAAGTACTGATGagtagttttcaaaatatttgttgtattttGATAAAATTACCATTAAGTAAAAATTAGGCTGTGCTacaaaaatgcctattcatacaaTGCATTATGCATTCCGGACACTGGTATTCATTTTATCCTCATGACATTCAAACATGTACTGCAACTACCATCTCCATGAGGAAAATAAGACACAGTGAGATTATGGAGTTTGCCACAGGTCTCACAAAAGTGTCAGtgctgggattcaaactcaggcagCAGGACTTCAGAACACATGCTCTTACTTCTGTACATACACATTCTtgcagaaaggaagagaaatttaCTTTAAGTGAAAGGAAAGCCCCAGAAATGAAGAACTGTCaaagttttcttattttgaaccctTGGAAAAAATCATGCAAATTTCACCTGATAGACACAATGCACAGAAGGTCGGTGACCAACATAAGCTGATTTTAATTGATACCAAAACTGGCACAGAATTTTGTCCCAGTTTTCTGATTTAAACAATTTCTGTTTGATAGAGAATgaagcaggggctggggtggtggtgagggggtAGAATCTGAGTTACTGAAATTACAAAAATGTGGCAGCCACAAGAATTATTATATTTCATGTAtatgaaatgcattttttctaTGGTGCTCATGCATAGCTTTAAAATGTAGGAGTGTAAATATGCCACAGTATTTGTCATTCTTGCATTGGTCAGTTAACTTGCACCAATTCTTAATTGTTATTTCATATACCCATGAAAACAGAGTTAAAATAATCATCATTTTAACCATATGTAAATGTAAGAATGCATTTTAGTAATAAATGTGTTTATAAGAGAGGCAAGTTATAAACAACTACTAAACAagtatttgtttaaataaattttattctccCAATATATTCTGCTCCTTATTTATTCTGAAtgatttttccatatttatgACTAGATTAGCTGTTAATTAAGTAAATAgaatttaatagtttcacattgCATTGTGCAAGAaatgattgtatatatatatgtatttacaagTTTTATGTAATCAAATCTAGTGTCAAATAATTGCTACAAAATGGCTCTGAAGACATCATGATgatttttttaagataatttattttttagtttaatttttttaagataatttatttttaaaataaaatctgtccTTGTTTCTAAGCATCTATTAACTAATGCATAGCTTTAAAACACTATTATGGCTTTTTCACTAAAATGGGTGAAAAGGTTTGTTTTTAAATCCTGTGACTTCACATAAGCAATACTATAACAGCTTCAATAAGTGTGGTCCTTACATGTAAAATAAGGGCATTTTATTGACCATCTTCTCTTTTTACTTGGCTTTAAAACAATAATGCTACAGAATCACAGATGAGGAGACACTTAAGGGGCTATCTTTAACATAAAATGTCCATTTTCAAATTCCTTGACTGTAACTGCCAGAGAAGAATTCATTGAAAATACAATTGTTGCCAGCTCTAAACTTCAAATGTTAaaactctaaaaatatttttaaagtaagtatTTTGTTTCCACAAAAAGGCTACCATGCCTCTAGGCTATTAGAAACAGTGAGTTGAAGTGACTAAGGGTACAGGCTTTTGAGTCAGACAGAACTGAGTCTGAATTCTGACTCGGCCACTTTCTAACTGTGTAATCTCTGACCAATTACTGAAACTCTCTGATCCTCAATTTTCTCAATTgtaaaggagggagaaagggataTTAGCACCTACCTCATTGGATTGTTCTGAAGATTAATTGAAAACATAGCAATAAAATGACCAGCATGCAGATTCAACACATGGATataataaaacacaaataaatgtaaaaattagagTGCACGCTATCCCCTCAATCTGAAAAGACTTTCCATGTTTAATCAGCATTTAATAtcttgggctgctcaagcaaataccattaaatgagtcgggttaaacaatgggaattgatttgctcatagttttgaggctaaaacaAGTCCAAATAAAGGcttcaaggcaatgctttctctgcaAAAGACTGGGGAGAAaccccaaagactggtgttctggggctggctgcagttGATCTTTGATCCTTAGATTGTCacttggcaaggcacatggtggcatctcctgatcACTTCCTTCTCTACCAGGtcccattgaatttcagcttcttattcCATTGGCTTTCTTGCtgcctgtctgaatttcactgtaCTTATAAAGAACTcgtaacaggattaagactcatcctgactaaggtgggccataccttaactgaagtagccttatcaaaaggtcctacttaaaatgggttcacacacacaaaaatggattaaatttacgaACATGTTTTTCTACAGTATGCACAGCTTCAGATCACTTAACTCCACCCTCTgggcccccaaaagacatgttttttctaCATGTAAAGTAGATACTGTACTTCTCcatcattccatcacagtatcccAAATCCTTCAGTCATCTCAGAAGTAATGCTtagtacaaagtttcatcaaaattgtTGATGGATGTGGTCCATCCTAGGGCACAATTCCCCTCCATCTGTgtacctgtgaaacctagagaacaagttatctgcttccaatatacaaaggagtgGCAAACAAAGGGCAAACATTCCCATTCCCAATGGGgtaactggaaggaaaacaggagtcacaCATCCCAAAGACCCCAAAATTCTGCAGGGCGTATTttattagatttcaagatctgagaATCATCTATACAACAATGTTTTGTCCTCAGGGCCTGGTGAAATGGCAGCCCTACCCCTTCCTAGTGCTTGTACAGTGGCCATTTCTCTGAAATCCCTGGGGCACAGGCTCCCCCTGCTCTGAGCACTTTAGGAAGCAGCACTCATCCTAAACAATGGGAGGAAGTCTCACCCTCTCCAGGTGGTGGGGCAGACTCATCCTttccacccacatgggtggatctactctcttggcctgagaagaTGTCTTTGGTCCAGACTTCAGCTTCCGTGGTTCTgctctcaaaattatttttcctttaacttaTCCCTTCTCTgacccttttagtccaggctggccaTGATGCTATTCATAAAAATTGTCCAAAAACTTGTCTCTTTTGCATGTAGTCACAGGGATCCAAACCACCAGATAAAATAACTTTCCAcacatccttcctggataattgtACCTCCAATCCTGACTTACACTGAAATGTCTGAGTGGTCCCATGTTcaattaaaccctcacatggaacACAATTCTGTGGGGATTCATTTTCCAgaagctcaaaattttccaaaccatcaatttctggtttctttgtgcccaggaattTACTTCTAAGGtcatccctttcctctcacattttgctataagcttaTGAGAAGAAACCAGGTGGCACTTTCCAACTTCACTTGGAAATATCTATGTCcaccactttcaaattctgccctcCATCCAACATCAAAcctcaatttcaccaagttctctacTGCTTTAAAACAgggatcacctttcctccattATCCAATACatccatcattttcttctaagacccTATCAGCTGTAtgtttagcatccatatttcaaccaacagtctcttcaaagcaatctaggcttttcctATCAAGTACTTTACAATTCTCACAGCCTccacccattacccaattccaaagccatttacAAAGTTTTGCTTTTTGCAATAGCAGAACCCtactcttctggtaccaaaattaatttcctaggcttctcaagcaaataccatgaaatgggtcatgttaaacaatgggagtttatttgttcatcattttgaggctaaaagaaagtccaaatcaaggcaccaaatcaatgctttcttcccaaagactggtgttaTGGCGCTAGCTGCTGGTaatctttggtccttagcttgttgtgctggtttgaaaggatgtatgtccctagaaaagccatgttttaatctaaattaatCTAAttaataaaggcagaataatctctattcaatactgtatgcttaaaactgtaatttgatcatctccctggagatgtgctttaatcaagagtggttgttaaactggattagatgatgacatgtctccaccaatttgggtgggtcttgataagtttctggagtcctatgaaaaaggaaaccttttggagaatgagagattcagagagagcagagcagaacgacatagccatgagaagcagagttctccagcaacctttggagatgaagaaggaacatgcctcctgggaagcttcatgaaacaggaagccaggagaagaagctagcagatgatgccatgtttgccagctgagagagaagccctgactgtgtttgccatgtgccttctcacttgagagagaaaccctgaacttcatcagctgtcttttcatggatgcctttgattggacatttctatagacttgttgtaactgggacattttctcagccttagagctgtaactagcaacttattaaattccctttttaaaaggccattccatttctggtatattgcgttctggcagctagtaaactagaacacttgtcAAATGGCAAGGCATATAATGACACGATCTcatctcttccagattccattgaatttcagcttcttgcttcctgtggctttttctccatCTGATTGTCATTCCTCTAATAAAGtaatccagtaataggattaagatccatcctgactgAAGTGGGTCACATTTTAACTGAAGGTCCTACTTACTGTGGgctcatacccacaagaatgaattacaTTTAAGGACATGTCTTTATGgagtgcatacagcttcaaaccaccacagtcaaCATGTTTCAGCTagggaaagcaaaaaaggaacagTAGGAAATATTGTGAGCCAGAGCCTGACATTGTCAGAGAGCCACATTCATTCTGAGGACAAGGATATTGACTTccaggaaacacattttcaggTCTTCCTAGCAGTGAATATctcttctccatctctctctctctctcctctctctctctctctgtctctctctgtctctatctctgtctctgtatctgtctctgtctctctttcatttttagctCCATTAGCTCTACCTCCTCTCTTCAATCACatcttaaattttctcttaagGTGAACCTAACAACACACAGTCCATTTTCTGAGTGCCCCCCAAGTACAGTTTCCTAGTTGGTGTGGCTGAGGATCAAATCCAGGATCAAGGGAAAGTCACATGgggatgtgtgctggtttgaagctgatatgtacccccagaaaaggccatattcttttaatctattcctgtgggtgcagacctattgtg is drawn from Tamandua tetradactyla isolate mTamTet1 chromosome 5, mTamTet1.pri, whole genome shotgun sequence and contains these coding sequences:
- the FILIP1 gene encoding filamin-A-interacting protein 1 isoform X3; the encoded protein is MVNVILSLLLIKDYRSSEEEIPLLTSTEFLSFNTTGILDWVGMRSRNQGGESSSNGHISCPKSSIISNADDKSFSEDVKKKNKSNRKEGDIMASGTVKQVLKPSGESGRKIKKSLELSKEDLIQLLSIMEGELQAREDVIHMLKTEKTKPEVLEAHYGSAEPEKVLRILHRDAILAQEKSIGEDVYEKPISELDRLEEKQKETYRRMLEQLLLAEKCHRRTVYELENEKHKHTDYMNKSDDFTNLLEQERERLKKLLEQEKAYQAHKEKENAKRLNKLRDELVKLKSFALMLVDERQMHIEQLGLQSQKVQDLTQKLREEEEKLKAITSKSKEDRQKLLKLEVDFEHKASRFSQEHEEMNAKLANQESHNRQLRLKLVGLSQRIEELEETNKNLQKAEEELQELRDKIAKGECGNSSLMAEVENLRKRVLEMEGKDEEITKTESQCRELRKKLQEEEHHSKELKLEVEKLQKRMSELEKLEEAFSKSKSECTQLHLNLEKEKNLTKDLLNELEVVKSRVKELECSESRLEKVELSLKDDLTKLKSFTVMLVDERKNMMEKIKQEERKVDGLNKNFKVEQGKVMDVTEKLIEESKKLLKLKSEMEEKVYNLTKERDELVGKLKSEEEKASELSCNVDLLKKRLDGIEEVEREITRGRSRKAPELTCPEDNKIKELTLEIERLKNRLQQLEVVEGDLMKTEDEYDQLEQKFRTEQDKANFLSQQLEEIKHQIAKNKAIEKGEAVSQEAELRHRFRLEEAKSRDLKAEVQALKEKIHELMNKEDQLSQLQVDYSVLQQRFMEEENKNKNMGQEVLNLTKELELSKRYSRALRPSVNGKRMVDVPVTSTGVQTDTVSSEVAEEDTPAVFIRKSFQEENHIMSNLRQAGLKKPMERSSVLDRYPPAANELIMRKSWIPWMRKRENGPPITPEKGPRTNSSSGHPGELVLSPKQGQPLHIRVTPDHGNSTATLEITSPTSEEFFSSTTVIPTLGNQKPRITIIPSPNVMSQKPKSGDTTLGTERAMSPVTITTFSREKTPESGRSTFADRPTSPIQIMTVSTSAAPAEIAVSPESQEMPMGRTVLKVTPEKQTVQTPVRKYNSNANIITTEDNKIHIHLGSQFKRSPGASAEGVSPVITVRPMNVTAEKEVSTGTVLRSPRNHLSSRSGASKVTSTITITPVTTSSTRGTQSVSGQDGSSQRPTPTRIPMSKESIIIHQLRMNSR